The following are encoded together in the Aciduricibacillus chroicocephali genome:
- a CDS encoding cell division protein FtsQ/DivIB yields MQRRKNILSIEEHIPKFKDARKKKQNRRLITYLSIFFLLIFFVIYIQSPLSRVHTVHVKGNALLSDSEVKKLTGISRKTNIWSVHKEELQQKLEKNPLIKQATVSRDFPNTVSISVKEYTRIAYIIKNKGYEPLFASGKTVDKFRTKSIPGDAPVLYGFKNSKQLEEMAAELEKLNPGIRKLISEVHFNNQSDKNEKLELFMNDGLIVKAAIHDFAKKMEVYPSIASQIKKGTKGIVHIGVGAYFEKIESPHDEKKDQNNSTEEPIQ; encoded by the coding sequence ATGCAAAGAAGGAAAAATATCCTGTCTATTGAAGAACACATACCGAAGTTCAAAGATGCTAGAAAAAAGAAACAGAATCGCAGGCTCATCACCTATTTGTCAATCTTTTTCCTTTTAATCTTTTTTGTAATCTATATCCAATCTCCACTGAGCCGCGTACATACTGTCCACGTGAAGGGGAATGCTCTGCTGTCAGACAGTGAAGTAAAGAAGCTGACTGGCATCAGCAGGAAAACGAATATCTGGTCAGTTCATAAAGAGGAACTGCAACAGAAGCTTGAGAAGAATCCACTTATAAAACAGGCGACTGTTTCGAGAGATTTTCCTAATACTGTCTCTATCAGTGTCAAGGAATATACACGAATTGCCTATATCATTAAAAATAAAGGCTATGAACCCTTATTTGCAAGTGGCAAGACTGTTGATAAATTCCGGACAAAGTCTATTCCCGGAGACGCCCCTGTCTTATATGGATTTAAAAATTCCAAGCAATTGGAGGAAATGGCGGCGGAGTTGGAAAAGCTCAATCCGGGCATTCGCAAGCTGATTTCAGAAGTCCACTTTAATAATCAAAGTGACAAAAATGAGAAGCTTGAATTGTTTATGAATGATGGGCTTATTGTCAAAGCGGCAATTCATGATTTCGCAAAAAAAATGGAAGTATATCCATCAATTGCTTCCCAAATCAAAAAAGGGACAAAAGGCATTGTGCATATAGGTGTCGGTGCTTATTTCGAAAAAATAGAATCCCCGCATGACGAAAAAAAAGACCAGAATAATAGCACAGAAGAACCGATTCAGTAG
- the ftsA gene encoding cell division protein FtsA, translating into MKNSEILVGLDIGTAQIKVIVGEVFDDSLNIIGVGTAASNGMRKGAIVDIDQTVHSIRNAVEQAERMVGMQIESVVVGINGNHIQLLPCHGVVAVQSENREIDDEDVTRVIEGARVISVPPEREIIDVIPKQFIVDQQDEITDPRGITGVRLEMEGTIITCPRTILHNNLKCVERAGLQVTDICLQPLAAGTVALSRDERELGVALIDIGGGCTTVSVFENGHLAMTSVIPLGGSTITKDLSIGLKTSTEEAEEIKLNYGHAFYNSAREEETFEVKLIGSNEKETCNQLQLSDMIEARMEEIFLLAEQEIRKMGKHSLSGGIVLTGGTMKMPGVLELAQDIFRTNVRIAIPDYIGVREPQFAASIGILQFAYHNAKIQGKDLNPSLGGEQIQEEPQQTRVQQKQQKTTAEKKPARKKESKFASMFKYFFD; encoded by the coding sequence TTGAAAAACAGTGAAATACTCGTTGGACTGGACATTGGAACAGCCCAAATTAAAGTGATTGTCGGAGAAGTATTTGATGACTCACTGAATATTATCGGTGTCGGCACGGCTGCATCAAACGGAATGCGCAAAGGAGCCATTGTTGATATAGATCAGACTGTCCATTCGATTCGCAATGCAGTCGAACAGGCGGAAAGAATGGTTGGCATGCAGATTGAAAGTGTGGTTGTCGGTATTAACGGGAACCATATACAGCTTCTTCCATGCCACGGTGTAGTAGCAGTTCAAAGCGAGAATAGAGAGATTGATGATGAGGATGTAACACGGGTTATTGAAGGTGCTCGTGTCATTTCCGTCCCGCCAGAACGGGAAATCATTGATGTGATCCCTAAGCAGTTCATTGTTGACCAGCAGGATGAAATTACGGATCCACGTGGTATAACAGGTGTACGTCTAGAAATGGAAGGCACAATCATCACTTGTCCGCGGACAATCTTACATAACAATCTGAAATGTGTAGAACGAGCTGGATTGCAAGTAACTGATATATGTTTGCAGCCGCTTGCTGCTGGTACTGTAGCTCTATCAAGAGATGAGCGGGAGCTTGGTGTTGCGCTTATCGATATCGGTGGAGGCTGCACTACTGTGTCTGTTTTCGAAAACGGACATCTTGCTATGACGAGTGTCATTCCGTTAGGCGGAAGTACAATTACAAAGGACCTTTCTATCGGTCTCAAGACTTCTACTGAGGAAGCGGAAGAGATTAAACTTAATTATGGACATGCTTTCTATAATTCAGCGAGAGAAGAAGAGACATTCGAAGTGAAATTGATTGGAAGTAATGAAAAAGAAACATGCAATCAGTTGCAGCTGTCTGATATGATAGAAGCCAGAATGGAAGAAATCTTCCTACTTGCTGAACAGGAAATCCGCAAGATGGGCAAACATTCACTTTCTGGGGGAATCGTACTCACAGGCGGTACAATGAAAATGCCAGGAGTTCTTGAACTCGCTCAGGATATTTTCAGAACGAATGTAAGAATCGCCATTCCTGACTATATTGGAGTACGTGAACCGCAATTTGCAGCAAGCATTGGAATCTTGCAATTTGCCTACCATAATGCGAAAATCCAAGGTAAGGATCTTAATCCTTCTTTAGGCGGCGAACAGATTCAGGAAGAGCCGCAACAAACACGAGTTCAACAAAAACAGCAAAAAACAACTGCCGAAAAGAAACCGGCTAGGAAAAAAGAATCCAAGTTTGCGAGCATGTTCAAATATTTCTTTGATTGA
- the ftsZ gene encoding cell division protein FtsZ — protein sequence MLEFDTNMDQLATIKVIGVGGGGNNAVNRMIEHGVEGVEFIAVNTDSQALNLSKAEVKLQIGGKLTRGLGAGANPEVGKKAAEESKEQLEEVLQGADMIFVTAGMGGGTGTGAAPIIAQIAKDLGALTVGVVTRPFSFEGRRRATQAIGGIESLKSAVDTLIVIPNDRLLEIVDKNTPMLEAFREADNVLRQGVQGISDLIAKPGLINVDFADVKTIMFDKGSALMGIGVATGENRATEAAKKAISSPLLETSIDGAHGILMNITGGTNLSLYEVQEAADLVTSAADNEVNVIFGSVINENLKDEIVVTVIATGFDETIQQQPNPIKQRPAINHQQQQAPRMMDEPVREREPQQQQPLHNQRTAPKEDDMLDIPTFLRNRNRRR from the coding sequence ATGTTAGAGTTTGATACAAATATGGACCAGCTTGCAACGATCAAAGTAATCGGTGTCGGCGGCGGCGGGAATAATGCCGTAAACCGAATGATTGAGCATGGAGTAGAAGGTGTTGAGTTTATTGCAGTCAACACAGACTCCCAGGCTTTGAATCTATCAAAAGCTGAAGTGAAATTGCAGATTGGCGGCAAGTTGACACGCGGTCTTGGTGCCGGAGCCAATCCTGAAGTAGGTAAAAAAGCAGCAGAAGAAAGCAAAGAACAGTTGGAAGAAGTCCTGCAGGGAGCAGATATGATTTTTGTTACTGCCGGCATGGGTGGAGGTACTGGTACCGGTGCTGCACCAATCATTGCTCAAATTGCCAAAGATCTTGGCGCTCTAACTGTAGGTGTTGTGACACGGCCATTTTCTTTTGAAGGAAGAAGACGTGCAACTCAGGCGATTGGTGGAATCGAATCATTAAAGAGCGCGGTTGACACGCTAATCGTTATTCCGAACGACCGATTGCTTGAAATTGTTGATAAAAATACGCCGATGTTGGAAGCTTTCCGTGAGGCGGACAACGTACTTCGTCAAGGTGTACAAGGTATCTCCGACCTGATTGCAAAACCAGGGTTGATTAATGTAGACTTCGCGGATGTCAAAACGATCATGTTCGACAAGGGGTCTGCATTAATGGGAATTGGTGTCGCAACAGGGGAAAACCGTGCTACTGAAGCTGCCAAAAAGGCAATTTCCTCTCCGCTCCTTGAAACATCTATTGATGGAGCACATGGCATTTTGATGAATATTACAGGCGGAACGAACTTGAGCCTTTATGAAGTACAGGAAGCAGCAGATCTCGTAACTTCTGCAGCAGACAATGAAGTAAATGTTATCTTCGGTTCTGTCATCAACGAGAATCTAAAAGATGAAATTGTTGTTACCGTAATTGCCACAGGCTTTGATGAAACGATTCAGCAACAGCCGAATCCGATCAAGCAGCGCCCGGCAATCAATCATCAGCAACAGCAAGCTCCACGTATGATGGATGAACCAGTGCGTGAACGTGAACCACAGCAACAGCAGCCGCTTCATAACCAGCGTACTGCACCTAAAGAAGACGATATGCTTGATATTCCAACATTCCTAAGAAATCGAAATAGAAGAAGATAA
- the spoIIGA gene encoding sigma-E processing peptidase SpoIIGA yields the protein MQIYLDAVWLLNLLLDWMLLLLVKALTRDETVHPRMFLGAVVASLIVPLTIFYPEMILTTVPGKILFSVLIILTTFKFKSFRRSGKQLLLFYFLTFAVGGGLTGLHFMLNQPFAIHSGGVMTMNSGYGDPVSWLFILVGFPIVLLFSKRRMDEHASEKLRYDEIHPVRIQIDGKDKTVPGYIDSGNQLSCPLTKKPVVIGDASLMNTWLRSEEMLELKAASEKMDPARIPLRLQHLVQLIPYQGVDGSTSFMCALRPDFIEIMYEDKFIHVDKVLIGIQFGNMTADKTYHCLLHPQLIQQSLVYSA from the coding sequence GTGCAAATATACCTGGATGCAGTCTGGCTTCTGAATTTGCTGCTTGATTGGATGCTACTTTTACTGGTGAAAGCGCTTACCAGAGATGAAACTGTACATCCTAGAATGTTCTTAGGTGCAGTCGTCGCTTCATTGATTGTACCGCTAACAATCTTTTATCCTGAAATGATCCTGACTACAGTACCTGGCAAGATTCTTTTTTCAGTCCTCATTATATTAACTACTTTTAAATTTAAAAGTTTTAGGCGCAGCGGCAAACAGTTGCTTCTATTTTATTTTTTAACTTTTGCTGTTGGAGGCGGTTTAACTGGTCTTCATTTTATGCTCAACCAGCCATTCGCCATACATTCTGGTGGGGTCATGACGATGAACAGCGGTTATGGCGATCCGGTCAGCTGGCTATTTATCCTTGTAGGTTTTCCAATCGTATTGCTTTTTTCCAAAAGGAGAATGGACGAGCATGCGTCAGAAAAGCTCCGATATGATGAGATTCATCCCGTTCGGATTCAAATTGATGGTAAAGACAAGACAGTTCCAGGTTATATAGACAGCGGAAACCAACTTAGCTGTCCGCTCACGAAAAAGCCGGTTGTCATAGGGGATGCGTCTTTAATGAACACTTGGCTAAGGAGTGAAGAAATGCTGGAACTTAAAGCAGCGAGCGAGAAGATGGATCCTGCACGTATCCCATTGCGTCTCCAACATTTGGTACAGCTTATTCCATACCAGGGGGTCGATGGCTCTACTTCATTCATGTGTGCTTTACGTCCTGATTTTATTGAAATTATGTACGAGGACAAGTTCATTCATGTGGACAAAGTACTCATTGGCATACAATTTGGCAACATGACTGCAGATAAAACTTATCATTGTTTATTGCACCCGCAACTAATTCAGCAGTCTTTAGTATATTCTGCGTAG
- the sigE gene encoding RNA polymerase sporulation sigma factor SigE: MKKWILRFQTWFIKLKIRLGFKPKEIYYIGGKEALPPPLDKDEEQVVLAQLAEGDERARSTLIERNLRLVVYIARKFENTGINIEDLISIGTIGLIKAVNTFKLDKKIKLATYASRCIENEILMYLRRNNKLRSEISFDEPLNVDWDGNELLLSDVLGTDSDIITKDLESSVDKDLLKDALSQLTDREKQIMELRFGLAGEEEKTQKDVADMLGISQSYISRLEKKIIRRLQKAFNKMV, encoded by the coding sequence TTGAAAAAGTGGATACTCCGTTTTCAGACGTGGTTCATAAAGCTTAAAATAAGACTCGGTTTTAAACCAAAAGAAATTTACTATATTGGCGGGAAAGAGGCATTACCCCCGCCGCTTGATAAAGACGAAGAGCAGGTTGTGCTGGCACAGCTTGCTGAAGGAGACGAGAGAGCACGTTCCACGTTAATTGAACGTAATTTAAGGCTTGTCGTCTACATTGCCAGGAAGTTTGAAAATACCGGAATTAACATTGAAGACTTGATTAGTATTGGTACAATTGGACTGATTAAAGCGGTTAACACATTTAAATTAGATAAGAAAATTAAGCTTGCAACATATGCATCAAGGTGTATTGAAAATGAGATTCTAATGTATCTCCGCCGCAATAATAAATTAAGATCCGAAATTTCTTTTGACGAACCTCTTAATGTCGATTGGGACGGCAATGAATTGCTTCTTTCTGATGTTCTTGGAACGGATAGTGACATCATTACAAAAGATCTTGAATCCAGTGTGGACAAAGATCTTTTAAAAGATGCCTTGTCGCAACTGACAGATCGCGAAAAGCAAATTATGGAGCTCCGCTTCGGACTTGCAGGAGAAGAAGAGAAGACACAAAAAGACGTAGCCGACATGCTTGGAATTTCACAGTCATATATATCACGGCTGGAGAAAAAAATTATCAGGCGACTACAAAAAGCTTTCAATAAAATGGTCTGA
- the sigG gene encoding RNA polymerase sporulation sigma factor SigG, producing MMRHKVEICGVDTSKLPVLKNEEMKELFVKLQSGELSAREKLVNGNLRLVLSVIKRFNNRGEYVDDLFQVGCIGLMKSIDNFDLKHNVRFSTYAVPMIIGEIRRYLRDNNPIRVSRSLRDIAYKALQVREDLINRTSKEPTTMEIAKEMEIPHSDIVFALDAIQDPVSLFEPIYNDGGDPIFVMDQISDDKDDEHSWDDYLSLKEGMRQLNDREKLILTKRFFQGKTQMEVAEEIGISQAQVSRLEKAAIKQMNKEMFE from the coding sequence ATGATGAGACATAAGGTTGAAATATGCGGCGTCGATACATCTAAGCTGCCTGTTTTGAAGAACGAGGAAATGAAAGAACTATTCGTTAAATTGCAGTCAGGCGAACTGTCTGCAAGAGAAAAACTGGTGAATGGCAATTTGCGACTAGTGCTAAGTGTCATCAAACGTTTCAATAACCGTGGAGAATATGTCGACGATCTGTTTCAAGTCGGCTGCATCGGGCTGATGAAGTCGATTGATAATTTTGACTTGAAGCACAATGTCCGTTTTTCAACATATGCTGTGCCGATGATCATTGGTGAGATACGCAGATACTTAAGAGACAACAACCCGATACGTGTTTCGAGGTCCTTGAGAGACATTGCCTACAAAGCTTTACAAGTAAGGGAAGACTTGATTAATAGAACGTCCAAGGAACCGACAACGATGGAAATTGCGAAAGAGATGGAGATTCCGCACTCTGATATCGTCTTTGCACTTGATGCAATACAGGATCCTGTTTCGCTTTTTGAACCGATTTACAATGATGGCGGTGACCCAATCTTTGTAATGGACCAGATTAGCGATGATAAGGATGACGAGCATTCCTGGGATGATTATTTATCCTTGAAAGAAGGGATGCGCCAATTGAATGACAGGGAGAAGCTCATTCTAACTAAACGCTTTTTTCAAGGAAAAACCCAAATGGAAGTAGCGGAGGAGATTGGAATTTCACAGGCTCAAGTATCCCGTCTCGAGAAGGCTGCAATCAAGCAAATGAACAAAGAAATGTTCGAATAA
- a CDS encoding YlmC/YmxH family sporulation protein → MITLSEMQALEIIAVEDGSRLGNVLDLEIDADRGQITALVVAEQSGGGFFKKQEERLIQWEHILKIGSDVILVKTES, encoded by the coding sequence ATGATAACACTATCCGAAATGCAGGCGCTGGAAATTATTGCAGTAGAAGATGGAAGCAGGCTTGGTAATGTTCTGGATTTAGAAATTGATGCAGATAGAGGACAAATCACTGCACTTGTCGTTGCAGAGCAGTCTGGAGGAGGTTTTTTTAAAAAGCAGGAGGAGAGGCTTATTCAATGGGAACATATTCTTAAAATTGGCTCCGATGTCATTCTCGTTAAAACTGAAAGCTGA
- the pgeF gene encoding peptidoglycan editing factor PgeF yields the protein MTEPFVKDQAEPSILFIDFWQNEMAGLVAGFTRRAEGVSGKPFNSFNFGLHTNDKKENVIKNRELLAERLDFPLTDWVLAEQIHGTEIAVAGKEECGRGTMDLNTAIKGVDGLVIDQSGILCAAFFADCVPLFFLDVKKQIAGIAHAGWRGTVGGMAGKMIERLLAMGSELQDLRVAIGPCISGDNYEVDNRVIEQIPEKFRPLVVKHLAEERFLLDLRKLNHSLLLEAGVKDEQIEVTERCTFADEDDFYSYRRDQGNTGRMLGFIGFK from the coding sequence ATGACAGAGCCTTTCGTGAAAGACCAGGCTGAACCTTCCATATTATTTATAGATTTTTGGCAAAATGAGATGGCGGGACTTGTTGCCGGTTTTACGAGACGAGCAGAAGGTGTAAGTGGAAAGCCATTTAACAGTTTCAATTTTGGACTTCATACAAATGATAAGAAAGAAAACGTCATAAAGAACAGGGAGCTGCTAGCTGAAAGGCTTGATTTTCCGCTAACAGACTGGGTACTTGCAGAACAGATTCATGGAACTGAGATTGCTGTTGCAGGAAAAGAAGAATGCGGAAGGGGCACGATGGATCTGAACACAGCAATAAAAGGAGTCGACGGTCTCGTTATTGATCAGTCTGGAATTTTATGTGCTGCATTTTTTGCAGATTGTGTCCCGCTTTTTTTCCTTGATGTGAAGAAACAGATAGCAGGAATCGCACATGCTGGCTGGCGAGGAACAGTCGGCGGAATGGCCGGAAAAATGATTGAGCGCCTTCTTGCCATGGGTTCAGAGTTACAAGATCTGCGTGTGGCAATCGGTCCCTGTATTTCTGGTGACAATTATGAAGTAGATAACCGGGTCATTGAGCAGATTCCCGAGAAGTTTAGACCTTTAGTTGTGAAGCACTTGGCAGAGGAGCGTTTTCTTCTGGACCTTAGAAAACTTAATCATTCGCTGCTCTTGGAAGCGGGCGTTAAAGATGAGCAGATTGAAGTAACTGAAAGATGCACATTTGCAGATGAAGATGATTTCTATTCATATCGAAGGGATCAGGGCAATACGGGCAGAATGTTAGGTTTTATCGGTTTTAAATGA
- a CDS encoding YggS family pyridoxal phosphate-dependent enzyme: MIKVDVSNNLHGIEQDIREACEKSGRSPEEVKLIAVTKYVTIERAKEAVENGIKDLGENRPEGLLEKKNAIGDEATWHFIGTLQSRKVKEIIDVVDYIHSLDRMSLAKEINKRASRVIDCFVQVNTSGEESKHGLEPSEVSEFIDKLVDYPNIRVAGLMTMAPNIEDETELRNYFRKLKELRDEISNRHLSHAPCMFLSMGMSNDYKIAIEEGATHIRIGTKLVGAELKR; this comes from the coding sequence ATGATCAAAGTAGACGTCTCGAATAATTTGCATGGAATTGAACAGGACATTCGGGAGGCATGTGAGAAATCCGGCCGCAGCCCGGAAGAGGTTAAGCTTATCGCCGTAACAAAATATGTTACAATTGAAAGAGCAAAAGAAGCTGTAGAAAATGGCATCAAGGATCTCGGAGAAAACCGTCCGGAAGGTCTCCTTGAGAAAAAAAATGCGATTGGCGACGAAGCAACATGGCACTTCATTGGTACATTGCAATCTCGCAAAGTGAAGGAAATTATCGATGTTGTTGATTACATTCACTCGCTTGACCGAATGTCACTCGCTAAAGAAATTAATAAACGTGCTAGCCGGGTCATTGACTGTTTTGTCCAGGTGAATACAAGTGGTGAAGAGTCCAAGCATGGGCTGGAACCTTCAGAGGTATCTGAGTTTATAGATAAGCTGGTAGACTACCCTAATATAAGAGTGGCCGGATTGATGACAATGGCTCCTAATATTGAGGACGAAACTGAACTCAGAAATTATTTCCGTAAATTAAAAGAATTACGCGATGAAATTAGCAATCGTCATCTATCTCATGCTCCTTGCATGTTCCTCTCAATGGGAATGAGCAATGATTATAAGATTGCAATTGAAGAAGGAGCCACACATATCCGTATCGGCACTAAACTTGTCGGAGCGGAACTGAAGAGGTGA
- a CDS encoding cell division protein SepF: MSFKNKIKSFFTMDDEYEYIEEEVEEPVKEPSPYPVQKEKSDKVVSLKALQQSNAKLVICEPRSFNEAKDIADNLINRRAVIINFQMLNSEIAKSFIDFLSGTVYALNGSIQKLGPKTFLCTPDNVDVSGAVSEIFNDEEQFR, translated from the coding sequence ATGAGCTTCAAAAATAAAATCAAGTCATTTTTCACAATGGACGATGAGTACGAGTACATCGAAGAAGAAGTGGAAGAACCTGTAAAGGAGCCGTCTCCTTACCCTGTTCAAAAAGAAAAATCGGATAAGGTTGTTAGTCTGAAAGCGCTGCAACAGTCAAACGCTAAGCTTGTCATTTGTGAACCGCGTTCTTTCAATGAAGCGAAAGATATAGCCGATAACTTGATTAATCGCCGTGCGGTCATTATCAATTTTCAAATGTTGAATTCTGAAATTGCCAAAAGCTTCATTGATTTTTTAAGCGGCACTGTATATGCCCTTAATGGCAGTATTCAGAAACTTGGACCAAAAACATTCCTATGTACTCCCGATAATGTGGATGTATCAGGTGCTGTTTCGGAAATATTTAACGACGAAGAGCAATTCAGGTAA
- a CDS encoding YggT family protein, which translates to MDMLINVLGTALRLYSYAIIVYILLSWFPGARDSAFGHFLARICEPFLEPFRKIIPPIGMIDFSAFVAIIVLNLAQMGLQQLYFMLG; encoded by the coding sequence ATGGACATGCTGATTAATGTATTAGGCACGGCTTTAAGGCTTTACAGTTACGCGATTATCGTATATATTCTTTTGTCTTGGTTCCCAGGGGCGCGAGATTCAGCATTCGGCCATTTCCTTGCAAGGATTTGTGAACCATTTCTGGAACCGTTTAGAAAGATCATTCCACCGATTGGAATGATTGATTTCTCTGCATTCGTTGCAATTATTGTTCTAAATCTGGCGCAAATGGGGCTGCAGCAGCTCTACTTCATGTTAGGTTAG
- a CDS encoding RNA-binding protein, giving the protein MSGLYQHFRKDEHPFIDQALSWISHVELVYESKLTDFLDPREQDILRSLVGLGNDTIRLEFYGANENSERKRAIIAPFYEEPVPDDFQIVVLEAKYPEKFVQLEHRDCLGAFMSLGIDRKKLGDMIVEEGLIQIAVGSEIASYVQANLVSIKHAKIKLTEVSHETFRLTPAHWDESAKTVSSLRLDAVIGEIYNLSRKVAQEAIAKGLVKVNYRLIEDSKFQLQEEDMISLRGEGRSKIIAIKGTTKKDKIRITCARLMPS; this is encoded by the coding sequence ATGTCGGGACTCTATCAGCACTTTAGAAAAGACGAGCACCCTTTTATTGATCAGGCCCTCTCCTGGATCAGCCATGTAGAGCTTGTATATGAATCCAAATTGACTGATTTTCTTGATCCGCGCGAGCAGGACATTCTTCGCTCGCTCGTCGGTTTGGGCAACGATACGATTCGTCTTGAATTTTACGGTGCAAATGAGAATTCAGAACGCAAACGTGCCATCATCGCCCCTTTCTATGAAGAACCAGTACCAGATGATTTTCAAATTGTCGTACTTGAGGCGAAATATCCGGAAAAATTCGTTCAACTAGAACATCGTGATTGTCTAGGTGCTTTTATGTCACTCGGCATCGACCGAAAGAAGCTTGGAGACATGATTGTAGAAGAGGGTCTAATCCAAATTGCAGTTGGTTCGGAAATTGCTTCATATGTTCAGGCGAATCTTGTATCCATTAAGCATGCAAAAATAAAGCTTACTGAAGTCTCCCATGAAACTTTCCGCCTTACACCTGCACATTGGGATGAATCCGCTAAAACAGTTTCGTCATTGCGCCTTGATGCTGTCATTGGAGAAATTTACAATCTTTCACGGAAAGTAGCGCAAGAGGCGATTGCAAAAGGTTTGGTAAAAGTAAACTACAGACTGATTGAGGACAGTAAATTCCAATTACAGGAAGAGGATATGATTTCCTTGAGAGGAGAAGGAAGAAGCAAAATTATTGCGATAAAAGGGACTACAAAGAAGGATAAAATACGCATTACATGTGCCCGTCTCATGCCATCTTGA
- a CDS encoding DivIVA domain-containing protein has protein sequence MPLTPLDIHNKEFSRRFKGYDEDEVNEFLDRIIKDYEAILRERNELQEEARELQERLGHFTNIEETLNKSILVAQETAEDVKSNAQKEAKLIIKEAEKNADRIINEALTRSRSISLDTEEMRKQAKVFRTRLKMLVEAQLEMIRTDDWDTVLADEDTEDEAKVNS, from the coding sequence ATGCCATTAACGCCGCTTGACATTCATAACAAAGAATTTTCAAGACGCTTTAAAGGATATGATGAGGATGAGGTCAATGAATTCCTCGATCGGATCATCAAAGATTATGAGGCCATTCTTCGGGAGCGCAACGAGCTTCAGGAAGAAGCGAGGGAGCTCCAAGAAAGACTTGGCCACTTTACAAATATCGAAGAGACTTTGAACAAATCTATTCTCGTAGCACAGGAAACTGCAGAAGATGTGAAGAGCAATGCCCAGAAAGAAGCAAAGCTCATTATCAAAGAAGCAGAAAAGAATGCTGATCGTATCATCAATGAAGCACTTACTAGATCCCGCAGCATTTCCCTTGATACAGAAGAAATGCGCAAACAGGCAAAAGTATTCCGTACACGTCTGAAGATGCTTGTTGAAGCTCAGTTGGAAATGATTCGTACTGACGATTGGGACACTGTGCTTGCTGATGAAGATACTGAAGACGAAGCGAAAGTCAACTCTTGA